Part of the Pseudarthrobacter sp. L1SW genome, CGAAATCGTTGACGCTGCCCGCCAGTTCGCCGACGACACCGCAGAGCGGATGCGGGCCCTCCACGCCCTGCCGGATGGACGCAGCTCCACGGTGGCGGAGTCCACAAGCCTGGCGCAGTTCCCCGAAGGCCTGATCAGCACCAAGGATGCGATCGAGCGGATCGTTGCTGCCCTCGAGGCTGCTGTTGGCACTATGCGCAAGGTCCACGATGAAGTGGATGAAGAGGATCCCACCACCGCTGACCTGCTGCACGAGTTCATTGCCAAGCTGGAGCAGTTCGCCTGGATGGTCAACGCTGAAAACATGAAGCCCACCGCCAGCGTTACCGCCCCGGACTCGAAGTAGCGGGCCCGCAAGGGAAGCGGCCTGCCAGGCGCCCGCCCGGAGTAACACTCCGAGGCGGGCGCCTTTGCTGTCACGGTGCGCAGGTCACCTTTCAGCTGTCCGCCTTGGGTACTTTCCGGAGGACGACGGCGGCGAGGACTGCCGCCGTCGCCATCAGTACCAGCCCAATTGCTGCGGTGACGTGCACCCCTGACTCGAAGGCCGAGCCGGCGGCCTGCCGGACTGCGCCTGCCAGGGGGCCCGGCAGGCCTGCCGCCAGTTCCATGGCTCCGGCGAGGGTTTCCCTGGCGTGCGCGGTGCCTTGGGCCGGGGCGGCTTCAGCGACGCCGGCCGGGAGCCGCAGGTTGTGCTGGTAGGAACCCGTGAGGATGGAACCCAGCACCGCAGTTCCCAAAACCGCGCCCATCTCGTAGCCCGTCTCGGAAATCGCCGCGGCCGCCCCTGACTTTTCGGGCGGCACGCTTCCCAGGATGAGGTCGTTGGAGATGGTCTCAGCCGTTCCCACGCCCAGGGCAAGGACCAGCAGTGCGGCCAGCAGCAGGGATGCCCCGCCCTGGCTGCCCCCCAAAGCCACCAGGCTGTAGCCGGCGGCGCTCAGGGCGAGCCCGCCCGCCACAACGAAGCCCGGGCGTACTTTCTTCACCGCCGGCACCACCGCAAGGCCCGAGGCCATCGTGGCCATCAGCGCCGGGACCATGGCCATTCCGGCAGCCGAGGGCGACATGCCCTCGATGAGCTGGAGGTGCTGGGCGAGGAAGAGGATAAAGCCGTTGAACGAAAACAGGGCCAGGATATTGGCGGTGATGGCCATGCTGAACACCCTGTTGCGGAAAAGGGACATCTCCAGCAGCGGGCTGTGCAGCCGCTGCTGCCTGCGGACGAAGGCCGCGCCCATTGCCAGGCCGAGCGTTACGGTTCCGAGGGCTGTGGTGTCCGGGCCTTCGGTGGCGAGGTGCTTGATCCCGTAGACCACGGGAACCATGGTGAACAGCGACAGCACGATGCTGGGCCCGTCCACCTTGCCCGGCGACGGGTCCCTGGACTCCGGGATGAAGGCCGGGCCCAGGGCCAGCAGCGGCAGCATGATGGGCACTGCCACCAGGAGGACGGCTCCCCACCAGAACTGTTCCACCAGCCACCCGCCAAAGATGGGCCCCAGGG contains:
- a CDS encoding Dps family protein, encoding MKASPTLTNNLQAVLADLIELHIQGKQAHWNIVGTNFRDLHLQLDEIVDAARQFADDTAERMRALHALPDGRSSTVAESTSLAQFPEGLISTKDAIERIVAALEAAVGTMRKVHDEVDEEDPTTADLLHEFIAKLEQFAWMVNAENMKPTASVTAPDSK
- a CDS encoding MFS transporter, encoding MTMPAASQQKTTRRTQSRPPAPRPPKGSWRCWLALGLLMFPVLLVAVDNTALTFALPAIAAALRTSGVELLWIVDAYPLVLAGLLVAMGSLGDRIGRRRLLIIGSIGFAAVSAATAFAPTAGWLIAGRASLGFFGAMLMPSTLSLIRNIFPDPNRRRLAIAIWAAGFSGGAALGPIFGGWLVEQFWWGAVLLVAVPIMLPLLALGPAFIPESRDPSPGKVDGPSIVLSLFTMVPVVYGIKHLATEGPDTTALGTVTLGLAMGAAFVRRQQRLHSPLLEMSLFRNRVFSMAITANILALFSFNGFILFLAQHLQLIEGMSPSAAGMAMVPALMATMASGLAVVPAVKKVRPGFVVAGGLALSAAGYSLVALGGSQGGASLLLAALLVLALGVGTAETISNDLILGSVPPEKSGAAAAISETGYEMGAVLGTAVLGSILTGSYQHNLRLPAGVAEAAPAQGTAHARETLAGAMELAAGLPGPLAGAVRQAAGSAFESGVHVTAAIGLVLMATAAVLAAVVLRKVPKADS